The following coding sequences lie in one Glycine soja cultivar W05 chromosome 16, ASM419377v2, whole genome shotgun sequence genomic window:
- the LOC114389744 gene encoding protein ALP1-like, producing the protein MFLHILAHNLKYRVVQFSYCRSKETISRQFNDVLRAVMKVSKDYLNFQPCTLEGAEANKWRWFERCIGALDGTHIPVTVSPDERPRYRNRKGDVSTNVLAACGLDLRFIYVLPGWEGSAGDSRVLRDALRRQNKLEIPTGKYFLVDAGYTNGPRFLAPYRGTRYHLNEWIGNTPQSYKELFNLRHASARNAIERSFGILKKRWSILRTPSFFDIKTQIRIINACFVLHNFIRDEQQTDQLLEVQDLEFLSVVDEELVHQSREEVQNNVIDDITTIQATEEWTRFRDTLAMNMFANYKVRRNFA; encoded by the exons ATGTTTTTACATATCCTTGCTCACAACCTAAAATATAGGGTAGTGCAATTTAGTTAttgtagatctaaagaaaccatAAGTAGGCAATTCAATGATGTCTTGAGAGCGGTAATGAAAGTGAGCAAagactatttgaattttcaaccctGTACTTTAGAAGGTGCGGAAGCAAACAAGTGGAGATGGTTTGAG AGATGTATTGGAGCACTTGATGGGACTCATATTCCGGTTACAGTTTCTCCTGATGAGAGACCTAGATATCGTAATAGAAAGGGTGATGTCTCTACAAATGTGTTAGCTGCTTGTGGTCTAGATTTAAGGTTTATTTATGTGTTACCTGGGTGGGAAGGGTCTGCAGGAGATTCTCGAGTATTACGAGATGCATTACGTCGTCAAAACAAACTTGAAATTCCAACTG GTAAGTATTTTCTTGTGGATGCGGGATATACCAATGGTCCGAGATTTTTAGCACCATATCGAGGGACTAGATATCATCTCAATGAGTGGATTGGAAACACCCCTCAAAGTTACAAGGAGTTATTTAATCTTCGTCATGCAAGTGCCCGAAATGCAATAGAAAGGTCATTTGGGATCTTGAAAAAAAGATGGAGTATATTAAGaactccttcattttttgataTAAAGACACAAATAAGAATTATCAATGCTTGTTTTGTGTTACACAATTTCATAAGAGACGAACAACAAACTGATCAACTTTTAGAAGTTCAAGACTTAGAATTTTTATCTGTTGTTGATGAAGAGTTAGTCCATCAATCAAGGGAAGAAGTTCAAAATAATGTCATAGATGATATCACAACTATTCAAGCTACCGAGGAATGGACAAGATTTCGAGATACATTAGCTATGAATATGTTTGCTAACTATAAAGTTAGGAGAAACTTTGCTTAG